A single Phragmites australis chromosome 4, lpPhrAust1.1, whole genome shotgun sequence DNA region contains:
- the LOC133915843 gene encoding exocyst complex component SEC3A-like isoform X7 → MAKSSADDAELRRACAAAVAASGARGEEVTFSIRVAKGRGIFEKLGRLAKPRVLALTVKQSSRGEANKAFLRVFKYSSGAVLEPAKLYKLKHLTKVEVISNDPSGCTFVLGFDNLRSHSVAPPQWTMRNIDDRNRLLFCILNMCKEILSYLPKVVGIDIVELALWAKENTLTLDNQVSTQDGQETSVATQTERKVIVTVENDLVSQAKEEEEDMEALLDTYVMGIGEADAFSERLKQELVALEAANVHQLLESEPLIEEVLQGLDSASATVDDMDEWLRIFNLKLRHMREDIASIESRNNGLAMQSVNNKGLMEELDKLLERLRIPQEFAVSLTGGSFEESRMLKNVEACEWLTRAIRSLEVPNLDQCYVNIRAVRDKRAELEKLKTTFVRRASEFLRNYFSSLVDFMISDKSYFSQRGQLKRPDHADLRYKCRTYARLLQHLKSLEKSCIGPLRKAYCHSLNLLLRREAREFANELRASTKAPKNPAVWLEGSSGSGQNGSSADTSTVSDAYSKMLTIFIPLLVDESSFFAHFMCFEVPALVPSGAPNVNKSKSGGNDADDDLGLLDPDGNDLQPDNTSAELGTLNEALQELLDGIQEDFYAVVDWAYKIDPLRCISMHGTTERYLSGQKADAAGFVRKLLDDLESRISVQFSRFIDEACHQIERNNERNVRQTGILAYIPRFAVLASRMEQYILGQSRDLSDKAYTKLGESTLGVTCKTIFC, encoded by the exons ATGGCGAAGTCGAGCGCGGACGACGCGGAGCTGCGGCGCGCGTgcgcggcggccgtggcggcgtCGGGCGCGCGCGGCGAGGAGGTGACCTTCTCCATCCGCGTCGCCAAGGGCCGGGGCATCTTCGAGAAGCTGGGACGCCTCGCCAAACCCCGAGTCCTCGCGCTCACAG TTAAACAATCATCAAGAGGCGAGGCAAACAAAGCTTTTCTCCGAGTATTCAAGTATTCATCTGGTGCAGTACTTGAG CCAGCCAAACTTTACAAGTTGAAACATCTTACAAAGGTTGAGGTTATATCAAATGATCCCAGTGGTTGTACATTTGTTCTG GGGTTTGACAACCTTAGAAGTCATAGTGTTGCACCTCCACAATGGACAATGCGCAACATTGATGACAG AAACCGCCTACTTTTTTGTATCTTGAACATGTGCAAAGAGATACTTAGTTATCTTCCGAAAGTTGTTGGCATTGATATCGTGGAGCTAGCTCTCTGGGCAAAG GAAAACACACTGACACTAGATAATCAAGTGAGCacccaagatggccaagaaaCATCTGTTGCTACTCAAACTGAGAGGAAAGTAATAGTAACTGTTGAAAATGATCTTGTGTCCCAagcaaaggaggaggaggaagacatgGAGGCACTTCTAGACAC GTATGTTATGGGCATAGGTGAAGCAGATGCTTTCTCTGAGAGATTGAAGCAGGAGCTTGTTGCTTTGGAAGCAGCAAATGTGCATCAATTACTGGAAAGTGAGCCTTTAATAGAGGAG GTCTTGCAGGGTTTGGATTCTGCTAGTGCAACTGTAGATGATATGGATGAGTGGTTACGGATCTTCAACCTGAAGCTCAGGCATATGAGAGAAGATATTGCATCG ATTGAATCACGTAATAACGGCTTAGCGATGCAGTCTGTAAATAACAAAGGACTCATGGAAGAGCTAGATAAATTGCTTGAACGTTTGCGAATTCCACAGGAG TTTGCAGTATCATTAACTGGAGGTTCTTTTGAAGAGTCACGGATGCTGAAAAATGTTGAGGCATGTGAATGGTTGACGAGGGCCATTCGCAGCCTTGAAGTGCCAAATTTGGACCAATGCTATGTTAACATACGAGCT GTTAGGGACAAAAGAGCAGAGCTGGAGAAACTGAAAACAACTTTTGTTCGACGAGCATCGGAGTTTTTGCGGAACTACTTCTCTAGCTTGGTGGACTTCATGATTAGTGACAAAAGCTACTTTTCTCAG CGAGGACAATTGAAGCGGCCTGATCATGCAGACCTAAGGTATAAATGCAGGACATATGCCCGACTTCTGCAGCACTTAAAG AGTCTGGAAAAGAGCTGCATAGGTCCTTTAAGGAAGGCATACTGTCATTCCCTTAATTTACTACTTCGTCGAGAG GCACGTGAATTCGCCAATGAACTTCGTGCAAGTACAAAAGCACCCAAGAATCCTGCCGTTTGGCTTGAAGGCTCTAGTGGTTCTGGCCAGAATGGAAGCAGTGCTGATACTTCAACAGTATCTGATGCATACTCAAAGATGCTTACTATATTTATCCCACTTCTTGTGGATGAG AGCTCTTTTTTTGCACATTTTATGTGCTTTGAAGTACCTGCACTTGTTCCATCTGGTGCTCCTAATGTTAATAAGAGTAAATCCGGAGGAAATGACGCAGATGATGACCTGGGTCTTTTGGATCCAGATGGCAATGATCTTCAACCTG ATAATACATCTGCTGAACTGGGTACATtgaatgaagctcttcaagaactACTTGATGGAATCCAG GAAGACTTCTACGCGGTCGTAGATTGGGCATACAAGATTGACCCCTTGCGCTGCATCTCAATGCATGGGACTACAGAGCGATACCTTTCTGGTCAAAAAGCTGATGCTGCAGGATTTGTTCGCAAACTACTTGATGACTTGGAATCAAGAATATCAGTACAATTCAGCAGG TTTATTGATGAAGCGTGCCATCAAATTGAGCGTAATAATGAGAGAAATGTGCGTCAAACAGGGATTCTAGCCTACATTCCAAG ATTTGCTGTCCTTGCATCACGGATGGAACAATATATTCTAGGGCAGTCCAGAGACTTAAGTGATAAAGCATACACAAAGCTA GGAGAAAGTACACTTGGAGTAACATGCAAGACAATCTTTTGCTAG
- the LOC133915843 gene encoding exocyst complex component SEC3A-like isoform X2 — protein MAKSSADDAELRRACAAAVAASGARGEEVTFSIRVAKGRGIFEKLGRLAKPRVLALTVKQSSRGEANKAFLRVFKYSSGAVLEGFDNLRSHSVAPPQWTMRNIDDRNRLLFCILNMCKEILSYLPKVVGIDIVELALWAKENTLTLDNQVSTQDGQETSVATQTERKVIVTVENDLVSQAKEEEEDMEALLDTYVMGIGEADAFSERLKQELVALEAANVHQLLESEPLIEEVLQGLDSASATVDDMDEWLRIFNLKLRHMREDIASIESRNNGLAMQSVNNKGLMEELDKLLERLRIPQEFAVSLTGGSFEESRMLKNVEACEWLTRAIRSLEVPNLDQCYVNIRAVRDKRAELEKLKTTFVRRASEFLRNYFSSLVDFMISDKSYFSQRGQLKRPDHADLRYKCRTYARLLQHLKSLEKSCIGPLRKAYCHSLNLLLRREAREFANELRASTKAPKNPAVWLEGSSGSGQNGSSADTSTVSDAYSKMLTIFIPLLVDESSFFAHFMCFEVPALVPSGAPNVNKSKSGGNDADDDLGLLDPDGNDLQPDNTSAELGTLNEALQELLDGIQEDFYAVVDWAYKIDPLRCISMHGTTERYLSGQKADAAGFVRKLLDDLESRISVQFSRFIDEACHQIERNNERNVRQTGILAYIPRFAVLASRMEQYILGQSRDLSDKAYTKLVSTMFATLEKIAQSDTKTADIVLIENYAAFQNSLYDLANVVPTLAKFYHQASESYELACTRHISSLIYLQFERLFQFNRKVEELTYTIAAEEIPFQLGLSKTDLRRVVKSSLSGIDKSISAMYRRLQKTLTSDELFPSLWDKCKKEFLDKYESFVLMVTRIYGNEPIMSVAEMKDILASF, from the exons ATGGCGAAGTCGAGCGCGGACGACGCGGAGCTGCGGCGCGCGTgcgcggcggccgtggcggcgtCGGGCGCGCGCGGCGAGGAGGTGACCTTCTCCATCCGCGTCGCCAAGGGCCGGGGCATCTTCGAGAAGCTGGGACGCCTCGCCAAACCCCGAGTCCTCGCGCTCACAG TTAAACAATCATCAAGAGGCGAGGCAAACAAAGCTTTTCTCCGAGTATTCAAGTATTCATCTGGTGCAGTACTTGAG GGGTTTGACAACCTTAGAAGTCATAGTGTTGCACCTCCACAATGGACAATGCGCAACATTGATGACAG AAACCGCCTACTTTTTTGTATCTTGAACATGTGCAAAGAGATACTTAGTTATCTTCCGAAAGTTGTTGGCATTGATATCGTGGAGCTAGCTCTCTGGGCAAAG GAAAACACACTGACACTAGATAATCAAGTGAGCacccaagatggccaagaaaCATCTGTTGCTACTCAAACTGAGAGGAAAGTAATAGTAACTGTTGAAAATGATCTTGTGTCCCAagcaaaggaggaggaggaagacatgGAGGCACTTCTAGACAC GTATGTTATGGGCATAGGTGAAGCAGATGCTTTCTCTGAGAGATTGAAGCAGGAGCTTGTTGCTTTGGAAGCAGCAAATGTGCATCAATTACTGGAAAGTGAGCCTTTAATAGAGGAG GTCTTGCAGGGTTTGGATTCTGCTAGTGCAACTGTAGATGATATGGATGAGTGGTTACGGATCTTCAACCTGAAGCTCAGGCATATGAGAGAAGATATTGCATCG ATTGAATCACGTAATAACGGCTTAGCGATGCAGTCTGTAAATAACAAAGGACTCATGGAAGAGCTAGATAAATTGCTTGAACGTTTGCGAATTCCACAGGAG TTTGCAGTATCATTAACTGGAGGTTCTTTTGAAGAGTCACGGATGCTGAAAAATGTTGAGGCATGTGAATGGTTGACGAGGGCCATTCGCAGCCTTGAAGTGCCAAATTTGGACCAATGCTATGTTAACATACGAGCT GTTAGGGACAAAAGAGCAGAGCTGGAGAAACTGAAAACAACTTTTGTTCGACGAGCATCGGAGTTTTTGCGGAACTACTTCTCTAGCTTGGTGGACTTCATGATTAGTGACAAAAGCTACTTTTCTCAG CGAGGACAATTGAAGCGGCCTGATCATGCAGACCTAAGGTATAAATGCAGGACATATGCCCGACTTCTGCAGCACTTAAAG AGTCTGGAAAAGAGCTGCATAGGTCCTTTAAGGAAGGCATACTGTCATTCCCTTAATTTACTACTTCGTCGAGAG GCACGTGAATTCGCCAATGAACTTCGTGCAAGTACAAAAGCACCCAAGAATCCTGCCGTTTGGCTTGAAGGCTCTAGTGGTTCTGGCCAGAATGGAAGCAGTGCTGATACTTCAACAGTATCTGATGCATACTCAAAGATGCTTACTATATTTATCCCACTTCTTGTGGATGAG AGCTCTTTTTTTGCACATTTTATGTGCTTTGAAGTACCTGCACTTGTTCCATCTGGTGCTCCTAATGTTAATAAGAGTAAATCCGGAGGAAATGACGCAGATGATGACCTGGGTCTTTTGGATCCAGATGGCAATGATCTTCAACCTG ATAATACATCTGCTGAACTGGGTACATtgaatgaagctcttcaagaactACTTGATGGAATCCAG GAAGACTTCTACGCGGTCGTAGATTGGGCATACAAGATTGACCCCTTGCGCTGCATCTCAATGCATGGGACTACAGAGCGATACCTTTCTGGTCAAAAAGCTGATGCTGCAGGATTTGTTCGCAAACTACTTGATGACTTGGAATCAAGAATATCAGTACAATTCAGCAGG TTTATTGATGAAGCGTGCCATCAAATTGAGCGTAATAATGAGAGAAATGTGCGTCAAACAGGGATTCTAGCCTACATTCCAAG ATTTGCTGTCCTTGCATCACGGATGGAACAATATATTCTAGGGCAGTCCAGAGACTTAAGTGATAAAGCATACACAAAGCTA GTTAGCACAATGTTTGCAACTTTGGAGAAGATTGCACAGAGTGATACTAAAACTGCAGACATTGTGTTGATAGAGAACTATGCTGCTTTCCAGAACAG TCTTTATGACTTGGCTAATGTTGTGCCAACTCTTGCTAAGTTCTATCATCAAGCCAGTGAATCCTATGAACTAGCTTGCACTCGCCATATCAGCTCACTCATTTATCTT CAATTTGAGAGGTTATTTCAGTTTAATCGGAAAGTTGAAGAATTGACATACACCATTGCTGCTGAGGAG ATCCCGTTCCAGCTTGGGTTGTCAAAAACTGATCTAAGGAGGGTGGTGAAATCCAGTTTGTCTGGG ATCGACAAATCAATCAGCGCCATGTATAGGAGGTTACAGAAGACACTGACCTCTGATGAGTTATTTCCGTCTTTGTGGGACAAGTGCAAG AAAGAGTTTTTGGACAAGTACGAGAGCTTTGTTCTGATGGTAACACGGATATATGGAAACGAGCCCATCATGTCGGTTGCCGAAATGAAGGACATCCTAGCTAGTTTTTAG
- the LOC133915843 gene encoding exocyst complex component SEC3A-like isoform X5 yields the protein MCKEILSYLPKVVGIDIVELALWAKENTLTLDNQVSTQDGQETSVATQTERKVIVTVENDLVSQAKEEEEDMEALLDTYVMGIGEADAFSERLKQELVALEAANVHQLLESEPLIEEVLQGLDSASATVDDMDEWLRIFNLKLRHMREDIASIESRNNGLAMQSVNNKGLMEELDKLLERLRIPQEFAVSLTGGSFEESRMLKNVEACEWLTRAIRSLEVPNLDQCYVNIRAVRDKRAELEKLKTTFVRRASEFLRNYFSSLVDFMISDKSYFSQRGQLKRPDHADLRYKCRTYARLLQHLKSLEKSCIGPLRKAYCHSLNLLLRREAREFANELRASTKAPKNPAVWLEGSSGSGQNGSSADTSTVSDAYSKMLTIFIPLLVDESSFFAHFMCFEVPALVPSGAPNVNKSKSGGNDADDDLGLLDPDGNDLQPDNTSAELGTLNEALQELLDGIQEDFYAVVDWAYKIDPLRCISMHGTTERYLSGQKADAAGFVRKLLDDLESRISVQFSRFIDEACHQIERNNERNVRQTGILAYIPRFAVLASRMEQYILGQSRDLSDKAYTKLVSTMFATLEKIAQSDTKTADIVLIENYAAFQNSLYDLANVVPTLAKFYHQASESYELACTRHISSLIYLQFERLFQFNRKVEELTYTIAAEEIPFQLGLSKTDLRRVVKSSLSGIDKSISAMYRRLQKTLTSDELFPSLWDKCKKEFLDKYESFVLMVTRIYGNEPIMSVAEMKDILASF from the exons ATGTGCAAAGAGATACTTAGTTATCTTCCGAAAGTTGTTGGCATTGATATCGTGGAGCTAGCTCTCTGGGCAAAG GAAAACACACTGACACTAGATAATCAAGTGAGCacccaagatggccaagaaaCATCTGTTGCTACTCAAACTGAGAGGAAAGTAATAGTAACTGTTGAAAATGATCTTGTGTCCCAagcaaaggaggaggaggaagacatgGAGGCACTTCTAGACAC GTATGTTATGGGCATAGGTGAAGCAGATGCTTTCTCTGAGAGATTGAAGCAGGAGCTTGTTGCTTTGGAAGCAGCAAATGTGCATCAATTACTGGAAAGTGAGCCTTTAATAGAGGAG GTCTTGCAGGGTTTGGATTCTGCTAGTGCAACTGTAGATGATATGGATGAGTGGTTACGGATCTTCAACCTGAAGCTCAGGCATATGAGAGAAGATATTGCATCG ATTGAATCACGTAATAACGGCTTAGCGATGCAGTCTGTAAATAACAAAGGACTCATGGAAGAGCTAGATAAATTGCTTGAACGTTTGCGAATTCCACAGGAG TTTGCAGTATCATTAACTGGAGGTTCTTTTGAAGAGTCACGGATGCTGAAAAATGTTGAGGCATGTGAATGGTTGACGAGGGCCATTCGCAGCCTTGAAGTGCCAAATTTGGACCAATGCTATGTTAACATACGAGCT GTTAGGGACAAAAGAGCAGAGCTGGAGAAACTGAAAACAACTTTTGTTCGACGAGCATCGGAGTTTTTGCGGAACTACTTCTCTAGCTTGGTGGACTTCATGATTAGTGACAAAAGCTACTTTTCTCAG CGAGGACAATTGAAGCGGCCTGATCATGCAGACCTAAGGTATAAATGCAGGACATATGCCCGACTTCTGCAGCACTTAAAG AGTCTGGAAAAGAGCTGCATAGGTCCTTTAAGGAAGGCATACTGTCATTCCCTTAATTTACTACTTCGTCGAGAG GCACGTGAATTCGCCAATGAACTTCGTGCAAGTACAAAAGCACCCAAGAATCCTGCCGTTTGGCTTGAAGGCTCTAGTGGTTCTGGCCAGAATGGAAGCAGTGCTGATACTTCAACAGTATCTGATGCATACTCAAAGATGCTTACTATATTTATCCCACTTCTTGTGGATGAG AGCTCTTTTTTTGCACATTTTATGTGCTTTGAAGTACCTGCACTTGTTCCATCTGGTGCTCCTAATGTTAATAAGAGTAAATCCGGAGGAAATGACGCAGATGATGACCTGGGTCTTTTGGATCCAGATGGCAATGATCTTCAACCTG ATAATACATCTGCTGAACTGGGTACATtgaatgaagctcttcaagaactACTTGATGGAATCCAG GAAGACTTCTACGCGGTCGTAGATTGGGCATACAAGATTGACCCCTTGCGCTGCATCTCAATGCATGGGACTACAGAGCGATACCTTTCTGGTCAAAAAGCTGATGCTGCAGGATTTGTTCGCAAACTACTTGATGACTTGGAATCAAGAATATCAGTACAATTCAGCAGG TTTATTGATGAAGCGTGCCATCAAATTGAGCGTAATAATGAGAGAAATGTGCGTCAAACAGGGATTCTAGCCTACATTCCAAG ATTTGCTGTCCTTGCATCACGGATGGAACAATATATTCTAGGGCAGTCCAGAGACTTAAGTGATAAAGCATACACAAAGCTA GTTAGCACAATGTTTGCAACTTTGGAGAAGATTGCACAGAGTGATACTAAAACTGCAGACATTGTGTTGATAGAGAACTATGCTGCTTTCCAGAACAG TCTTTATGACTTGGCTAATGTTGTGCCAACTCTTGCTAAGTTCTATCATCAAGCCAGTGAATCCTATGAACTAGCTTGCACTCGCCATATCAGCTCACTCATTTATCTT CAATTTGAGAGGTTATTTCAGTTTAATCGGAAAGTTGAAGAATTGACATACACCATTGCTGCTGAGGAG ATCCCGTTCCAGCTTGGGTTGTCAAAAACTGATCTAAGGAGGGTGGTGAAATCCAGTTTGTCTGGG ATCGACAAATCAATCAGCGCCATGTATAGGAGGTTACAGAAGACACTGACCTCTGATGAGTTATTTCCGTCTTTGTGGGACAAGTGCAAG AAAGAGTTTTTGGACAAGTACGAGAGCTTTGTTCTGATGGTAACACGGATATATGGAAACGAGCCCATCATGTCGGTTGCCGAAATGAAGGACATCCTAGCTAGTTTTTAG